GATCCAGGCTCGAGCAGCCTTCGCAGCGCCACCACTGCGGGACGATCCCAGCGATCCTCGGGAACCGCAAAATCGTACTGCTCGTCCGTGAGGGGTTGGAAGCGAAGACCCGCCTGCAGGGCGACGGTTTCGATGGTGACGCCCCAGTCCGCCCGCTCTTGCGCTACCGCGGCTGCAACGGCGTAGTGCGATCGCGGCTCATGTGGAAAGCCGGGGGGCTGCAAGTCGCCGAGCAGTTGATCGATCAGGATGCGAGTGCCGGACCCGCGATTTCGATTCACCATGCGCAACCGACCGTCGGCGAGCAGCGCTTCGACACTTCGTTGTTCGTCGACTCGGGTCACGACGCCCTGCATGCGTCGATAACCGGATAGCAGGCGCAACCCCTCGTCGAGAAATGGCGCGTTGTATTCGCCCGATTCCGGGTCCAGTAGATGCAAGGGTGCAACATCACACTCGCCGCGTCGCGCTGCGGCGAGTCCGCCTAGACTTCCCACGGCGAGCAATTTGATCCGAAACCCCTCCTTCGAGAGCGCGCTCGCGATGGCGTCGAGTCCCGCGCAATGGCTTCCGATCATGACCATGTCGGCGACGGGCACTTCCCGGCCAATGCGAGTCACCTTCACGGGTTCAGAGGCTTCGACAATTTCAGTGTTGCGACCCACGCGAACGAATCCGTCTGCACGACTGAACGTCGTGACGCTGCCACTGCCCTTTCCCATCGGGTACGCGCGCAATCCGCCAGTAGCGCTCTCGACCAATCCCACGAGCAGATACTCGAGCCGCCCCCGCTCCGACACCACTTGCTGCGCCATCAGGGCTTCAACCTCTTCAGCACGATCCGCTGGAAGACCCGCCATCATGCGAATGACCGGCGCGACAAACTCGTGAAACGTGAAAATCGCCGAGGTCGGGAAGCCCGGAAGAATGACGACGGGTTGACGGTGATGGGAAGCGAGGCAAATGGGCTTGCCGGGTTTCAACGCGACTCCATGCACGGCAATCCCTGGATCGAGTTCCGCAACCACCAGCCCGTTGAGATCGCCTTCACCCTTTGACGTCCCGCCCGAGAGCAGCACGAGATCGGCGGATTTGATCGCGCGGGTGAGTGCGCCGCGGAGCGCGTCGAGGTCGTCGCGAAAGGCACCGTAGAAATCGGGTTCCCCGCCGAGTTCGCGAACCGCGTCGGCGAGAATTCGGCCATTGCTGTCGTAGACCAGTCCCGGGCGCATGGCTTCTCCCGGTTGAACGATCTCGTCACCGGTCGAAATGATTGCGACGGTTGGACGCCGCCAAACCAGGAGTTCTTCCCGCCCGATCGCCGCCAGCAGTCCGGTTTCGCGTGAAGTCAGCAGCGTCCCCGAGAACAGCACCGTCTCGCCGCGCCCCATATCAGTCCCCGCAAACGAGAGTGCCGCCCCAGGAACCCGGGAGTGGCGAACGACGAGCACCCGCTGCGAAGGGGAATCGCCGGCTTCTTCAATGTCCGTGTGTTCGACGGGTACGACCGCGTCGGCGCCCCGGGGCAGCATGCCCCCGGTGGCGATCATGGTTGCAGTTCCTGCGCGAACTTCTTCTTTTGGTATTACGCCTGTGGGAATCGTTTCTTGATTCAGCCGAAGTCGCACGGGCTTTTCTTCTGAAGCACCGAAGGTATCCGCGGCAAGCACCGCAAAGCCGTCCATGTTCGACCGGTCGAACCCGGGAACATCGACTTCCGAGCGCACATCCTCTGCCAGAACCCGGCCCAGCGCACTTTCGAGTGCAACGGTTTCGATTCCAACTGGCGCGAAATCGATCACCTCATGCCAGCGCCTTTCGGCTTCGTCGCGATCGATGACGTCGAGAAACTGTGTCTGCTTCACTGGGAAGGCTCCCATGGTTCGTCGTCATAGAGCAATACTTCGACCTCGTCGCCCGGTGCTACACCCTCGAGTTCGCGCGCAATGATCACGGCGCCAATCGCACGCACGGTAGAAGAGAGAATCGAAGCACCGGACGTCGCGAGTGGGACGATCTTGCCGCCTTCTTCCCCAACTCTCACGTAGTCCGTTCTGCCAATTTTTGACGCGATCTTGCGGGCCAGGGGTAAGCGAATGCGTCGGTGGGGCCAGGCGCGACTTCGCCCCCCCATGGCACGCAAACTCGGACCCGCAAAGAATTCGTAGGCACACAGACAGCTCACGGGGTTTCCCGGAAGTA
This region of Myxococcales bacterium genomic DNA includes:
- a CDS encoding molybdopterin biosynthesis protein, which encodes MGAFPVKQTQFLDVIDRDEAERRWHEVIDFAPVGIETVALESALGRVLAEDVRSEVDVPGFDRSNMDGFAVLAADTFGASEEKPVRLRLNQETIPTGVIPKEEVRAGTATMIATGGMLPRGADAVVPVEHTDIEEAGDSPSQRVLVVRHSRVPGAALSFAGTDMGRGETVLFSGTLLTSRETGLLAAIGREELLVWRRPTVAIISTGDEIVQPGEAMRPGLVYDSNGRILADAVRELGGEPDFYGAFRDDLDALRGALTRAIKSADLVLLSGGTSKGEGDLNGLVVAELDPGIAVHGVALKPGKPICLASHHRQPVVILPGFPTSAIFTFHEFVAPVIRMMAGLPADRAEEVEALMAQQVVSERGRLEYLLVGLVESATGGLRAYPMGKGSGSVTTFSRADGFVRVGRNTEIVEASEPVKVTRIGREVPVADMVMIGSHCAGLDAIASALSKEGFRIKLLAVGSLGGLAAARRGECDVAPLHLLDPESGEYNAPFLDEGLRLLSGYRRMQGVVTRVDEQRSVEALLADGRLRMVNRNRGSGTRILIDQLLGDLQPPGFPHEPRSHYAVAAAVAQERADWGVTIETVALQAGLRFQPLTDEQYDFAVPEDRWDRPAVVALRRLLEPGSELRKTLEGMGFRSPSS